Below is a genomic region from Longimicrobiales bacterium.
TGCGTGGCGTGTCGCAACATTGCGGGCCAACTCGGCACAGCCGACGTGGATGACGCACGCCTGCGTGCTGACCACGCGAATGCGCGCAGTGCGCTGCTGTTCACCACCGGCTCCTTCCAGGCGGACGCAATCGAGCGCGCCCACGAGCTGCGCGTGGCGCTGTTCGAGATCGTCGACGCACAACCCGCACTGCTTGCTGCCGGCCTGATCCAGCCGGGACCACTGCCCGCCTGGGTACCGGAGTTCACCGCGGAGCTGATCACGCACGACGATCGCGGCGTGCGACGTCGCCTGCTGGAAGCGAACGAGCCGGAAATGATCCTGCGGGAGCTGCGCCGGCTGCACTGACCCGGGAGTGCCGGCACGCGGCTCCCGGAGATCCGATCCCCTTACGACGCCGGCTCGAGCTCCGCGATCCCCTCGACCGCACGTGTTTCACCGCTCGCGCGGATCCGTTTCCGCACTTCGACATTGCGGCGCATGATCTCCGGGTCGCGCCAGGGTCGCTCGTGGTGCAGGTGCAGCACGGGGGCGCGGTGCCGGATGCGCAGCGGCATCACGCCCAGATTCTCCAGCCGATCCCCCAGCGCAGCATCCTC
It encodes:
- a CDS encoding restriction endonuclease, which gives rise to MSSRFALTADDCEILVVRELRRAGIEPSGLRRRRGSYEPSSDGWRFELAGALEAYGRRWSACVACRNIAGQLGTADVDDARLRADHANARSALLFTTGSFQADAIERAHELRVALFEIVDAQPALLAAGLIQPGPLPAWVPEFTAELITHDDRGVRRRLLEANEPEMILRELRRLH